Proteins encoded in a region of the Zea mays cultivar B73 chromosome 2, Zm-B73-REFERENCE-NAM-5.0, whole genome shotgun sequence genome:
- the LOC103648264 gene encoding uncharacterized protein, with the protein MFDDDDDGVDPQIEDVNRYYFEDGEEKPVCFSILPFQFGEDDSEAVFLRKDVFLCGFVDKNLPVYKEVVAWKIRLDSEHPNIYVLSIEHKWIKLLKPRKCYGDIVRSTLITVQMLHFFGRGEQRSSNHLWDHLDEVFGKYNPKPVEDDLMKHHTLIKLFVEKDQTLMKSKILQRLIENGFKRTKKALGMEAQSIVSDGWRARKNDDNNYGNKDDSGDDCDGDGSSDDGDGSSDDDVTDQICALCDDGGHLLSCDGPCKRSFHPTKKDGRESKCESLHYTSAEVKRIGTYLCANCKNKQHQCFRCGELEPSHGPNAKVFQCNQASCGYFYHPKCIAQLLDPNATDGELERRIMSGMSFPCPIHWCFKCGHMENKAQRALQLAVCRRCPRAYHRECLPRDLSFGTKDKDGNQRAWKLSDTIFIYCLDHEIDKDTGTTSRNHIKFPATPEYTKTKGLGNSKGRMTGKRRKNKRRKNTDQSTKPTDLPNRLCGAESEQADNVGAKSTLPQIVVEPHCAAKHLKGDPQIAKQGVAARQNGAETMKGHENQFGISFCVASTETEKRVTCLAQRGTCLGTQYDGPSTKGMYDCSVQDTPMDDDVELDNVACIIAVDKYVNGRGKTQEDYTRKEAAQRKDSSENQGQNDALELDNLRMEMQADERPLEPGNKRDRKWQKNVYGLGSASGQKETLSRRENPRSDRGMVHSNDSKTIYYRKGGTEVDNVDDHPLEKQDHQDTSSDGSKKRSRPVDNASGGNRPYLDENKKRNLREDGRYAHYEDWRSERNTAADTSGYKAQSEEKPVWTNTRTGSREHSLDRQRIECGDSYRGTYNNRQRHEWLHPHASGNSSRIGWDDRRQWSSSRSPFPSAEFGGDRSCSRAHPRGSKYRTGGRHDHPQYLGLGTPQHGTSRPHHTMGWDRDTFHDHQHGRRPPHHTMGWDRAPFRDHQHGEYDDSRYGEYDATDNGPDSAHRPYTAAGVAGRSAPSYQLAGGYGEGSRAWRPVTDKYAPWPLP; encoded by the exons AtgtttgatgatgatgatgatggagtGGACCCACAAATTGAGGATGTCAACAGATACTACTTTGAGGATGGTGAAGAGAAACCAGTTTGTTTCAGTATCTTGCCTTTCCAGTTTGGTGAGGACGATAGCGAGGCAGTTTTCCTCAGAAAGGATGTTTTCTTGTGTGGATTTGTGGATAAAAATCTTCCTGTGTACAAGGAGGTGGTAGCTTGGAAGATAAGGCTTGACAGTGAGCATCCCAACATCTATGTGCTTTCTATTGAGCACAAGTGGATAAAGCTGTTGAAACCACGAAAATGCTATGGAGACATTGTTCGATCAACATTGATTACGGTGCAAATGCTCCACTTTTTTGGGAGAGGGGAGCAAAGAAGTTCGAATCACCTTTGGGATCACCTTGATGAAGTTTTTGG TAAATACAATCCTAAACCCGTGGAGGATGACTTGATGAAGCACCATACCCTAATCAAGTTGTTTGTAGAGAAAGATCAAACCTTGATGAAGTCAAAG ATTCTTCAAAGGCTCATTGAGAATGGCTTTAAGAGAACTAAAAAG GCCTTAGGTATGGAAGCACAATCCATTGTTAGTGACGGGTGGCGTGCTAGAAAAAATGATGATAACAATTATGGTAACAAAGATGACAGTGGTGATGATTGTGATGGTGATGGTAGCAGTGATGATGGTGATGGCAGCAGTGATGATGATGTTACCGATCAAATATGTGCGCTATGTGATGATGGAGGACATTTGCTTAG CTGTGACGGTCCATGCAAGAGGTCTTTCCACCCCACAAAGAAAGATGGCAGAGAATCTAAATGTGAAAGTCTTCATTACACTTCAGCAGAAGTAAAG AGAATTGGTACTTATCTATGTGCAAACTGCAAAAATAAGCAACACCAATGTTTTAGATGTGGAGAGCTTGAACCATCCCATGGGCCAAATGCTAAG GTCTTTCAATGCAATCAAGCATCTTGTGGATATTTTTACCACCCTAAGTGCATTGCACAATTATTGGATCCTAATGCCACTGATGGTGAGTTGGAAAGAAGGATTATGTCGGGAATGTCATTTCCGTGCCCCATACATTGGTGTTTCAAATGTGGCCACATGGAGAACAAAGCTCAAAGAGCACTTCAGCTTGCAGTGTGTAGACGCTGTCCAAGAGCATATCACAGGGAATGCCTTCCAAG GGACTTATCCTTTGGAACAAAGGACAAGGATGGTAACCAACGCGCTTGGAAGCTTTCCGACACAATTTTCATTTACTGCCT AGATCATGAAATAGACAAGGATACTGGCACAACTAGTAGGAACCATATAAAATTTCCAGCTACACCTGAATACACCAAAACAAAAGGGCTTGGTAACAGCAAAGGAAGGATGACTGGCAAAAGGAGAAAGAACAAAAGGAGAAAGAACACTGACCAATCAACAAAACCTACAGATTTGCCAAACAGGTTGTGTGGAGCAGAAAGTGAGCAAGCTGACAATGTAGGTGCAAAAAGCACATTGCCCCAGATTGTTGTAGAGCCTCACTGTGCAGCAAAGCACTTGAAGGGTGATCCACAAATTGCCAAACAGGGTGTTGCTGCTCGTCAAAATGGTGCAGAAACTATGAAAGGGCATGAAAATCAATTTGGCATTTCATTTTGTGTTGCAAGTACTGAAACAGAGAAGAG GGTAACATGTTTGGCACAAAGGGGAACATGTTTAGGGACACAATATGATGGGCCATCAACCAAGGGCATGTATGATTGTTCTGTTCAG GACACCCCTATGGACGACGATGTTGAGTTGGATAATGTGGCCTGCATAATCGCGGTGGATAAATATGTCAATGGGAGGGGGAAAACACAAGAGGACTACACTAGAAAAGAAGCTGCTCAGCGCAAAGACTCGAGTGAAAATCAAGGGCAGAATGATGCTCTAGAGCTAGACAACCTCCGGATGGAGATGCAAGCTGACGAACGTCCGTTAGAACCAGGAAACAAGAGGGACAGGAAGTGGCAGAAAAATGTATATGGACTCGGATCAGCTTCGGGACAGAAGGAAACCTTGTCCAGGAGAGAAAATCCACGGTCAGATAGAGGGATGGTCCACAGTAACGACAGCAAAACAATTTATTACAGGAAGGGTGGGACGGAAGTCGATAATGTTGATGACCACCCTTTAGAAAAGCAAGACCACCAGGATACATCAAGTGACGGATCTAAAAAGAGAAGCCGACCAGTGGACAACGCATCTGGTGGCAACAGACCATACTTGGATGAGAACAAGAAGCGTAATCTCAGAGAAGATGGAAGATATGCTCATTATGAAGACTGGAGAAGTGAAAGGAATACAGCAGCAGACACGTCTGGATATAAGGCCCAATCAGAAGAGAAGCCTGTATGGACAAACACTCGAACAGGATCAAGGGAGCATTCACTGGACAGGCAAAGGATAGAGTGCGGTGACAGCTATCGTGGAACCTATAACAATAGACAAAGACATGAATGGCTGCACCCGCACGCTAGTGGTAATTCCTCGAGAATTGGTTGGGATGACAGGAGGCAGTGGAGTTCATCTCGGTCACCATTTCCTTCGGCTGAATTTGGTGGTGACCGTTCCTGTTCTCGTGCCCATCCGAGAGGTTCTAAATACAGAACCGGCGGGAGGCATGATCACCCCCAGTACCTGGGACTGGGAACACCTCAACATGGTACAAGTAGACCGCACCACACAATGGGCTGGGACAGGGACACCTTCCATGATCACCAGCATGGCAGAAGACCGCCGCACCACACAATGGGCTGGGACAGGGCCCCCTTCCGTGATCACCAGCATGGCGAATACGACGACTCCAGGTATGGTGAATATGATGCAACTGACAATGGTCCTGACAGCGCGCATCGACCCTACACGGCTGCTGGCGTGGCTGGACGTTCAGCACCGAGTTATCAGCTTGCTGGTGGTTATGGAGAGGGATCAAGGGCTTGGCGGCCAGTTACGGACAAGTACGCCCCATGGCCCTTGCCTTGA
- the LOC100273402 gene encoding uncharacterized LOC100273402 precursor: MASKHLVLAACLLLLLPTASVATDVDYCSKKDYPVKVSGVQILPDPVEPGKPATFKISASTDKTIEKGKLVIDVKYFFFYVHSETRDICGETSCPATGDFVLSHQQTLPGFTPPGSYTIYMKIVGDDNEELSCISFGFSIGFVASS; encoded by the exons ATGGCGAGCAAGCACCTCGTCCTCGCCGcatgcctcctcctcctcctgcccACCGCCTCGGTCGCCACCGACGTCGACTACTGCA GTAAGAAGGACTACCCGGTGAAGGTGAGCGGGGTGCAGATCCTGCCCGATCCGGTCGAACCCGGCAAGCCCGCCACTTTCAAGATCTCCGCTTCTACTG ATAAAACCATCGAGAAGGGGAAGCTGGTCATCGACGTAAAGTATTTCTTCTTCTATGTGCACTCGGAGACCCGCGACATCTGCGGAGAGACTTCCTGCCCAGCGACCGGCGACTTCGTGCTGTCCCACCAGCAGACGCTGCCAGGCTTCACTCCGCCG GGCTCCTACACGATCTACATGAAGATTGTCGGGGACGACAACGAGGAGCTGAGCTGCATCTCGTTCGGGTTCAGCATCGGCTTCGTCGCGTCCAGCTGA